In a single window of the Micromonospora sp. WMMD1155 genome:
- a CDS encoding SGNH/GDSL hydrolase family protein, with amino-acid sequence MNERTVRGVNAGLAGRLGRAAAFSLLAGTVGGAAVLAGEAFVARHRRYAEPELGLALRATIGRAEAPPLRLVLLGDSSALGVGVDRLEDTIGGQLAHLLAEGPTGRRVHLSSVGVSGSRSTDLATQVARSLLGERPDVALILIGANDATGLRRPSDAAAYLAAAVHRLREARVEVVVGTCPDLGAVRAIAPPLRQVVGWSGRRMARAQTTAVLDAGGSVVDLAAETGPVFRADAGTLCHDGFHPSADGYRVWAHALLPAVAAAATVATRR; translated from the coding sequence AACGCCGGCCTCGCCGGCCGGCTGGGCCGGGCGGCGGCGTTCTCGCTGCTCGCCGGCACCGTGGGAGGCGCTGCCGTCCTGGCCGGCGAGGCGTTCGTCGCCCGACACCGGCGCTACGCCGAGCCGGAGTTGGGGCTGGCCCTGCGGGCCACGATCGGCCGGGCCGAGGCTCCGCCGCTGCGGCTGGTGCTTCTCGGTGACTCGTCGGCCCTGGGCGTCGGTGTCGACCGTCTTGAGGACACCATCGGCGGGCAGTTGGCACACCTGCTCGCCGAGGGCCCGACCGGCCGTCGGGTGCACCTGTCCAGCGTCGGCGTCTCCGGGTCCCGTTCGACGGACCTGGCCACCCAGGTGGCCCGGTCCCTGCTCGGGGAGCGGCCCGACGTGGCGCTGATCCTTATCGGCGCCAACGACGCCACCGGGCTGCGCCGCCCCTCCGACGCGGCGGCCTACCTGGCCGCGGCCGTGCACCGGCTGCGGGAGGCACGGGTCGAGGTGGTCGTCGGGACCTGCCCCGACCTCGGCGCGGTGCGGGCCATCGCCCCTCCGCTACGCCAGGTGGTCGGCTGGTCCGGGCGGCGGATGGCCCGCGCGCAGACCACTGCCGTGCTCGACGCCGGTGGCTCGGTGGTCGACCTGGCCGCCGAGACCGGGCCGGTGTTCCGGGCCGACGCGGGCACGCTCTGCCACGACGGCTTCCACCCCTCCGCCGACGGCTACCGGGTCTGGGCGCACGCGCTGCTGCCCGCCGTCGCCGCCGCCGCGACGGTCGCCACCCGGCGCTAG